DNA from Candidatus Binataceae bacterium:
CCCGATCCCGACGCGATGTCCAGCGCGATCGCGCTGCGCGCGATGCTCGGGCGCAACAAGCAGACGACGCCCATCTTCGCCTTCACACCAGTCACGCGCCCGGAAAATCGCACGATGACTCATCTGCTCGAGATCGAGATCGCGCAGGCCGTCACCGAGCACCTGCGCGAGTTCGACAAAATCGCGATGGTGGATGTCGAGCCGCCCTACTTCGGCGAGCGCATCCCGCGCGCCGACATCGTGATCGATCACCATCCGAATTACCAGGTCGGGCTCGCGCCCTTCGAGGACATCCGGGTCAATTACGGCGCCACCGCGACCATCATGACGGAATATCTCGTCACCGCCGAGGAACATATCAGCGAGCGGCTGGCCACCGCGCTGCTCTATGGCATCCGCAGCGACACGCTGGCGCTCTCACGCCGCGCCACCGACGCCGACATCGAGGCCTTCACGCACCTCTACCCGCTGGCGAACTACAATCTTCTGCGGCAGATCGATCGGCCGGAATTGCCGCTGAGCTATGCGCGGTTGCTGTCGCGCGCGATGAGCCGTTTCGAGGTCCGCGAGGGACTGGTGGTGCTGCATCTGGGCGCCGTCGAGCGCGACGATCTGATCGTGCAACTCGCGGATTTCTGCCTCCAGTTCGAAGGCGTCGAATGGGTTGCCGTCGCCGGCAAGCTGGGCTCGAACCTGGTCGTCGCGGTGCGCAATCAGGGGCTCGGACGAGGCAATGCCGGCGAACTGGTCAAGCAGATCTTCGGCGGCATCGGCGCCGCCGGCGGCCATCG
Protein-coding regions in this window:
- a CDS encoding DHH family phosphoesterase; translated protein: MDQTLTRQKIRDLRRLVAEDDRIAIVLQDDPDPDAMSSAIALRAMLGRNKQTTPIFAFTPVTRPENRTMTHLLEIEIAQAVTEHLREFDKIAMVDVEPPYFGERIPRADIVIDHHPNYQVGLAPFEDIRVNYGATATIMTEYLVTAEEHISERLATALLYGIRSDTLALSRRATDADIEAFTHLYPLANYNLLRQIDRPELPLSYARLLSRAMSRFEVREGLVVLHLGAVERDDLIVQLADFCLQFEGVEWVAVAGKLGSNLVVAVRNQGLGRGNAGELVKQIFGGIGAAGGHRQMAKAVIPMRKWREQEGSLRNLSVEPRLRELFTAAIFGPAA